One Poecilia reticulata strain Guanapo linkage group LG4, Guppy_female_1.0+MT, whole genome shotgun sequence genomic window carries:
- the ube3a gene encoding ubiquitin-protein ligase E3A encodes MNRATAKRLIERYFQQLTEGCGNSSCTNEFCASCSTCQPLGNNAAAAKALELFKVNAKLCDYYPSVESRPDEDSRLGREMSTEEFSDVHYLTEHTVCRIVSVCEEEGNYSALVRVIGRIFSNADALMKSFRKEEPSAAAKTLNSLKSKDEEKQSDQSSEKKLSSSASSPDETPNGIPNSFEPSVDIDAVRRVYDKLLSIDQVESALVNALIYLTPNVELDLEYLDVYEANPDYLNIFIIVMENSNLHSPEYLEVALPLFCKAMSKLPLIALARLSKLWSIFGLPHVRRMMETFQQLITFTVVSNEYGAENLINDDETVVAATKCLRVVFYASILGGEVDVEHNEEDDEDAESDELTLHELLGEDRLYKKGPRVDPLEKELSVRPVDSVKPLIPFEDFVNELVNEVIEMDKDFTFFKVNAETKFSFQSCPFILSVITKSQGLYYDNRIRMYSERRLTALYSMVQGQQPNPYLKLKVRRDHIIDDALVRLEMISMENPSDLKKQLYVEFEGEQGVDEGGVSKEFFQLVLEEIFNLDIGMFTYDNDTKLFWFNSSSLENEAQYTLIGIVLGLAIYNNCILDVHFPMVVYRKLMGKKGTFLDLSDSHPVLYQSLKEVLEYSGSLEEDMMLTFQISHTDLFGNPILYDLKDKGDQIPITKDNRQEFVHLYADYILNKSVESQFKAFKKGFLMVTSESPLKYLFRPEEVELLICGSRKLDFEALEKTTEYDGGYTKDSQIIKDFWETIHSFGEEQKRLFLQFTTGTDRAPVGGLGKLKMIIAKNGSDSDRLPTSHTCFNALLLPEYSSKDKLKERLLKAITYAKGFGML; translated from the exons GAACAGAGCAACTGCAAAGCGGTTAATTGAACGCTACTTTCAACAGTTGACTGAGGGCTGTGGAAATAGCAGCTGCACCAATGAGTTTTGTGCCTCTTGTTCGACTTGTCAACCTCTGGGCAACAACGCGGCAGCTGCTAAAGCACTGGAACTGTTCAAGGTCAACGCCAAACTCTGTGACTATTACCCCTCTGTCGAGTCCAGGCCTGACGAAGACTCTCGGCTGGGGCGTGAGATGAGCACCGAGGAATTCTCAG ATGTTCACTACCTCACAGAGCACACCGTGTGTAGGATAGTGAGTGTCTGCGAGGAAGAAGGGAACTACTCTGCTCTCGTCCGCGTCATTGGCAGGATATTCTCCAACGCGGACGCTCTCATGAAGAGTTTCCGGAAGGAAGAGCCAAGTGCCGCTGCCAAAACCCTCAATTCTCTTAAATCGAAAGACGAAGAGAAACAGAGCGACCAGTCGTCAGAGAAGAAgctctcctcctctgcttcctCGCCCGATGAAACTCCAAACGGAATCCCCAACTCCTTTGAGCCTTCGGTAGACATCGATGCAGTTCGAAGGGTCTACGACAAACTCCTGTCCATCGACCAGGTGGAGTCTGCCCTGGTCAACGCCCTCATTTACCTCACTCCAAATGTGGAACTTGACCTGGAATATCTTGATGTGTATGAAGCAAATCCAGATTATCTGAATATCTTCATCATAGTGATGGAGAACAGCAACCTTCACAGCCCGGAGTACCTGGAAGTGGCGTTACCTCTGTTCTGCAAGGCGATGAGCAAGCTGCCGCTCATCGCCCTCGCTCGCCTGTCCAAGCTGTGGTCGATATTCGGCCTTCCGCACGTCCGCCGTATGATGGAAACCTTCCAGCAGCTCATCACCTTCACAGTCGTTAGTAATGAATATGGCGCGGAAAACCTGATAAACGACGACGAGACGGTGGTGGCTGCCACCAAGTGCTTGAGGGTCGTCTTCTACGCAAGCATCCTTGGCGGGGAGGTGGATGTCGAGCACAATGAGGAGGACGACGAAGATGCCGAGTCGGACGAACTGACGCTGCATGAGCTGCTGGGCGAAGACCGGCTCTACAAGAAGGGCCCGCGGGTTGACCCTCTGGAGAAGGAGCTGAGCGTCCGCCCCGTAGACAGCGTCAAACCCCTCATCCCGTTTGAGGATTTTGTCAATGAATTGGTGAACGAAGTGATTGAAATGGACAAAGATTTTACCTTCTTCAAAGTCAATGCGGAAACCAAGTTTTCCTTCCAGAGCTGCCCCTTCATCCTCAGCGTCATCACCAAGAGCCAGGGGCTGTATTACGACAACAGGATCCGCATGTACAGTGAGAGGCGCCTCACTGCCCTCTACAGCATGGTGCAGGGCCAGCAGCCAAACCCCTATCTGAAGCTCAAAGTACGCCGAGACCACATCATCGACGACGCCCTCGTCAGA CTGGAAATGATCTCCATGGAGAACCCGTCAGACCTGAAGAAGCAGCTGTATGTTGAGTTCGAGGGCGAACAAGGCGTAGACGAAGGAGGAGTGTCGAAAGAGTTCTTCCAATTGGTATTGGAGGAAATCTTTAATCTGGACATAG GGATGTTTACCTACGACAATGACACCAAGCTTTTCTGGTTTAACTCATCCTCGTTGGAGAACGAAGCGCAGTATACGCTTATTGGGATCGTTCTGGGGCTCGCCATTTACAACAACTGCATCCTGGATGTTCATTTCCCCATGGTCGTCTACAGGAAGCTGATGGGCAAGAAAGGAACCTTCCTGGATCTGTCAGACTCACATCCA GTTCTCTACCAAAGTCTGAAGGAAGTGCTGGAGTACAGCGGCAGCCTGGAGGAGGACATGATGCTCACCTTCCAGATATCGCACACAGATCTTTTTGGAAACCCCATACTATATGACCTGAAGGATAAGGGGGACCAGATCCCCATTACCAAGGATAACAGGCAG gAATTTGTTCATCTGTATGCAGACTACATCCTGAACAAAAGTGTGGAGAGCCAATTCAAAGCCTTTAAGAAAGGTTTCCTGATGGTCACAAGTGAGTCGCCGCTCAAATACTTGTTCAGACCGGAGGAAGTCGAGCTTCTGATCTGTGGGAGcagg AAACTTGATTTTGAAGCACTTGAAAAGACAACAGAATATGACGGAGGTTACACTAAGGACAGTCAAATTATCAA AGACTTCTGGGAAACCATCCACTCTTTTGGAGAGGAGCAGAAACGACTTTTTCTCCAGTTCACCACGGGAACAGACAGAGCTCCGGTTGGAGGTCTCGGTAAATTAAAGATGATCATCGCGAAGAACGGCTCCGATTCAGACAG ACTACCAACCTCCCACACCTGCTTCAACGCCTTGCTGCTCCCTGAATACTCCTCCAAGGACAAACTGAAAGAGAGACTCCTCAAGGCCATCACTTACGCCAAAGGTTTTGGAATGCTGTAA